A section of the Spirochaetota bacterium genome encodes:
- a CDS encoding ATP-binding protein, which yields MNGNNKIKASLRVKLYLNYYILLSLFLIFLFIILNFLVSFYLSKSFSYQTDRLTEFLITLIEPYLNYYKYNELDSLLSRFIREENINYLIIYDSNDIILFYKYKDITQQKNYLIQKNYIYEVNKTFIVNDKFQYKLTVGFSKELLNKNNFIVRLIFIISYIILISGFFYIIKFTNDRVFINNIRRLVDIFERFSKGDYSIKLNFETNDEISIIANNLNILKNELIEKLEILEYIFENNPSLFILISREGIIKKINKNYKLLFEEKLSYNDLIDTNIFEYFEDFKYIIDKSIEIKDILKIHNYIFNNNRLKNNYFNIVAIPIIMDGEIVKFFIKIDDVTEDVKRNNNLLIIEKMESLNTLGAGIAHDFNNVLGSVNGIISLMQLESEFDEFIPKNKINEYVDLLKIAIDKGKNVSNRLLSFSKNLSSKRGLFDLNATLKSILDILNVTIDKSVIIEVEYYPDKAIFYGNENEIEQVFMNLLINSYHALTIMKKSDEKWGGTIKISIRKVFYQKQYVMYSTKNIDDVKDKEYWKITVEDNGVGIKKEHLNKIFDPFFTTKRDQKGTGLGLSFVFNVVESHEGFITVYSEEGYGTTFNVYLPVISIKDEIKKEMEKQNYNKGLIKLNKKCVIIEDDKFILETLSIILKKFGINILFQTSKPSEGLKYLKENINNVELIVLDYIMPEMNGIELLNELFKNKNIDSFDIKVILITGLLETERYSDYLEFKDKFFILNKPFGLYELSNLLKDIYKKD from the coding sequence ATGAATGGAAATAACAAAATAAAAGCTTCTTTAAGAGTTAAACTTTATTTGAATTATTATATTCTTTTAAGTTTATTTCTTATTTTTTTATTTATTATTTTAAATTTTTTAGTTAGTTTTTATTTGAGTAAAAGTTTTAGTTATCAAACCGATAGGTTAACAGAATTTTTGATAACATTAATAGAACCTTATTTAAATTATTATAAATATAATGAGTTGGATTCATTATTGAGTAGATTTATAAGAGAAGAAAATATTAATTATTTAATAATATATGATTCTAATGATATAATTTTATTTTATAAATATAAAGATATTACTCAGCAAAAGAATTATTTAATTCAAAAAAATTATATTTATGAGGTAAATAAAACATTTATAGTTAACGATAAATTTCAATATAAATTAACTGTTGGTTTTTCTAAAGAATTATTAAATAAAAATAATTTTATAGTAAGGTTAATATTTATAATTTCATACATAATTTTAATTTCTGGCTTTTTTTATATTATTAAATTTACAAATGATAGAGTATTTATAAACAACATAAGAAGATTAGTTGATATATTTGAAAGGTTTTCAAAAGGTGATTATTCCATTAAATTAAATTTCGAAACAAATGATGAAATATCAATTATAGCAAATAATTTAAATATTCTTAAAAATGAACTAATTGAAAAACTTGAGATACTTGAATATATATTTGAAAATAATCCCTCTCTTTTTATCTTAATTTCTAGAGAAGGCATTATAAAGAAAATAAACAAAAATTATAAACTGTTATTTGAAGAAAAATTAAGTTACAATGATTTAATAGATACTAATATTTTTGAATATTTTGAAGATTTTAAGTATATAATTGACAAATCTATTGAAATAAAAGATATTTTAAAAATTCATAACTACATTTTTAATAATAATCGATTAAAAAATAATTATTTTAATATAGTTGCTATACCAATTATTATGGATGGAGAGATAGTTAAATTTTTTATTAAAATTGATGATGTTACTGAAGATGTAAAAAGAAATAACAATCTTCTTATTATTGAAAAAATGGAAAGCTTAAATACACTAGGGGCTGGAATAGCCCATGATTTTAATAATGTTTTAGGTTCAGTTAATGGGATAATTTCATTGATGCAACTTGAATCTGAATTTGATGAATTTATACCAAAAAATAAAATAAATGAATATGTTGATTTATTAAAAATTGCAATTGATAAAGGGAAAAATGTTTCTAATAGATTATTATCTTTTTCTAAAAATTTGAGTTCTAAAAGAGGTTTGTTTGATTTAAATGCAACATTAAAAAGTATTTTAGATATATTAAATGTCACTATTGATAAGTCGGTAATAATTGAAGTAGAATATTATCCAGATAAAGCTATATTTTACGGAAATGAAAATGAAATTGAACAGGTGTTTATGAATCTTTTAATTAACTCTTATCATGCTCTTACTATTATGAAAAAGAGTGATGAAAAATGGGGTGGGACAATTAAAATTTCAATTAGAAAAGTTTTTTATCAAAAACAGTATGTTATGTATTCTACGAAAAATATTGATGATGTTAAAGACAAGGAATATTGGAAAATAACAGTTGAAGATAATGGAGTAGGAATAAAAAAGGAACATTTAAATAAAATATTTGATCCTTTTTTTACTACAAAAAGAGACCAAAAGGGAACCGGTCTTGGATTATCTTTTGTTTTTAATGTTGTTGAAAGTCATGAAGGTTTTATTACTGTTTATAGTGAAGAAGGCTATGGAACTACATTTAATGTTTATCTTCCAGTTATATCTATTAAAGATGAAATAAAAAAAGAAATGGAAAAACAAAATTATAATAAGGGATTAATAAAATTGAATAAAAAATGTGTTATTATAGAAGATGATAAATTTATCCTTGAAACATTATCTATAATTTTAAAAAAATTTGGTATTAATATTTTATTTCAAACATCAAAACCTTCTGAAGGACTTAAATATTTAAAAGAAAATATTAATAATGTAGAATTAATAGTATTAGATT
- a CDS encoding BMP family ABC transporter substrate-binding protein has translation MKKIYIILFLPIILLIFLLFYHQIKDILFYKLLKNKVAFIIRDYGTRDFEKLILSKLEKSQSALNLIFSFIITKTYEEQENKAKEAINNGNKIIVFFNGTVASKFIEKLANNYKKVYFILVDTELKIYPKNVCSLTYNYRDLGFVAGNICNLFTKSGNIGFIGGMKIKSISKIEEGIKLSTEIYNLLFNKSNKFFSYYIVDYPIKTDKSPFSNPEAGSYFAKKLINENKVDFIVGGSGNSNLGIYEFSKVSKFYIINFDSIDKIKLYEDNVAFSIVRNIDVCLIALINKVIKGIAKNTNYVFGIKENSFNILSSGIFELDRDLQDKFDLLNKYYLENK, from the coding sequence ATGAAGAAGATTTATATAATATTATTTTTACCTATTATTTTATTAATTTTTCTTTTATTTTATCATCAAATTAAAGATATTTTGTTTTATAAATTACTAAAAAATAAAGTTGCCTTTATAATAAGAGATTATGGTACAAGAGATTTTGAAAAACTTATATTATCTAAACTTGAAAAATCTCAATCAGCTTTAAACTTAATATTTTCTTTTATTATTACTAAAACCTATGAGGAACAGGAAAATAAGGCAAAAGAAGCTATAAATAATGGTAATAAAATTATAGTTTTTTTTAATGGAACAGTTGCAAGTAAATTTATAGAAAAACTTGCAAATAATTATAAAAAAGTATATTTTATATTGGTTGATACTGAACTAAAAATTTATCCAAAAAATGTTTGTTCTCTTACATATAATTATAGAGATCTTGGTTTTGTGGCTGGCAATATTTGTAATTTATTTACAAAAAGTGGGAATATAGGTTTTATCGGTGGTATGAAGATAAAATCAATTAGCAAAATTGAAGAAGGAATAAAACTTTCTACTGAAATATATAATTTATTATTTAACAAATCTAATAAATTTTTCTCATATTATATAGTTGATTATCCAATTAAAACTGATAAATCACCTTTTTCTAATCCTGAAGCAGGATCTTATTTTGCTAAGAAACTTATAAATGAAAATAAGGTTGATTTTATAGTTGGTGGATCTGGCAATAGTAATTTAGGTATTTATGAGTTTTCAAAAGTTTCAAAATTTTATATTATAAATTTTGACTCAATAGATAAAATAAAACTTTATGAAGATAATGTTGCTTTTTCAATAGTTAGAAATATAGATGTATGTTTAATTGCACTTATAAATAAGGTAATTAAAGGAATTGCCAAAAATACTAATTATGTTTTTGGGATTAAGGAAAATTCTTTTAATATTTTGTCTTCTGGAATATTTGAATTGGATAGAGATCTACAAGATAAATTTGATTTATTAAATAAGTACTATCTAGAAAATAAATAA
- a CDS encoding ankyrin repeat domain-containing protein: MKRFLLLKYIFVISFFVILFYIFYLNYFDINKNIEKLSYYLNNNQFNKIESNIKKLKRIDYLPDGNTLLTFAVKNSNIELVKLFIENGFNPNLKDKNNISPLEYSWKINNKEIISLLLKNGAFLSDILLFIENITNEEEKKSEYFKLEHYFEKELLTNSLMNEYETLYKSNESFIKKNDYLFILYRNYGDEIFKNSIFSKLNNDEIIKLKDLNKRLMVISNYIYKYLNIIKFMANKDWFNIKNCLDKEKYSKYILSFLLRVSMNLDLVNSFEYLLLLGADPSLIGFGDDGIDTYRGFIHPIFISIHKNNIFYFRKIYSIVNIDTIKFPYINPENSEVNFIYPIDLCLEKRFNEGLFYIINIDKNKINYINNKGESLLISAIKSENYDLVYFLLKNNSNINFKVNYDNYNRDLLPLHFAIIQNSLNMVKLITEEHRKRDPNFPEIKAICMYQGTTFTSLSLSSYLNYSEIFKYLLYLNIDNCLGLFDSIQYAFKNENYNLIRNIFLAGYFNSKLKYDEQQFFIEIAKKLNKEYLFVVPKEEENN, translated from the coding sequence ATGAAAAGGTTTTTATTATTAAAATATATTTTTGTGATTTCATTTTTTGTTATACTTTTTTATATTTTCTATCTAAACTATTTTGATATTAATAAAAATATAGAAAAGCTTTCTTATTACTTAAATAATAATCAATTTAATAAAATCGAATCAAATATAAAAAAACTTAAAAGGATTGATTATCTTCCTGATGGAAATACATTATTGACATTTGCAGTTAAAAATTCAAATATTGAGCTTGTAAAATTATTTATTGAAAATGGTTTTAATCCAAACTTAAAAGATAAAAATAATATTAGTCCTCTTGAATATTCATGGAAAATTAATAATAAAGAAATAATAAGTCTTCTTCTTAAGAATGGGGCTTTTTTATCAGATATTCTTTTATTTATTGAGAATATCACAAATGAGGAAGAAAAAAAGAGCGAATATTTTAAACTTGAGCATTATTTTGAAAAGGAACTATTAACTAATAGTTTAATGAATGAATATGAAACCTTATATAAATCAAATGAGAGTTTTATTAAAAAAAATGATTATCTATTTATATTGTATAGAAATTATGGAGATGAAATTTTTAAAAACTCAATTTTTAGTAAATTAAATAATGACGAAATAATAAAATTAAAGGATTTGAATAAAAGATTGATGGTAATTTCTAACTATATCTATAAGTACCTTAACATTATTAAGTTCATGGCAAATAAAGATTGGTTTAATATTAAAAATTGTTTAGATAAAGAAAAATATTCAAAATATATTCTAAGTTTTCTTTTAAGAGTTTCTATGAATCTTGATCTAGTTAATTCTTTTGAATATTTGCTATTACTTGGAGCTGATCCTTCATTAATAGGTTTTGGAGATGATGGAATTGATACATATAGAGGATTTATTCATCCGATTTTTATCTCGATTCATAAAAATAATATATTTTATTTTAGAAAAATTTATAGTATAGTAAATATCGATACTATTAAGTTTCCTTATATTAATCCAGAAAATAGTGAAGTTAATTTCATTTATCCTATTGACTTGTGTTTGGAAAAAAGATTTAATGAGGGATTATTTTATATAATTAATATTGATAAAAATAAAATTAATTACATAAATAATAAGGGTGAATCTTTATTAATTAGTGCTATAAAAAGTGAAAATTATGATCTTGTTTATTTTTTGTTAAAAAATAATTCGAATATTAATTTCAAAGTAAATTATGACAATTATAATAGAGATTTATTGCCTTTGCATTTTGCTATAATTCAAAATAGCTTAAATATGGTAAAATTAATTACTGAGGAACATAGAAAAAGAGATCCTAATTTTCCCGAAATAAAAGCAATATGTATGTATCAAGGAACTACATTTACTTCTTTATCACTTAGTTCATATTTAAATTATTCTGAAATATTCAAGTATCTACTTTACTTAAATATAGATAATTGTCTTGGATTATTTGATTCTATACAATATGCTTTTAAAAATGAAAATTATAATCTTATTAGGAATATTTTTCTTGCAGGGTATTTTAATAGTAAATTAAAATATGATGAGCAACAATTTTTTATAGAAATTGCTAAAAAATTAAATAAAGAATATCTTTTTGTTGTTCCAAAAGAAGAAGAAAATAATTAA
- a CDS encoding SPOR domain-containing protein → MNNVKNVLIIVSIFFLSLSLIMFFYYDLEAKNLLRNFIINDKFIILNDNDIKYINNNKIFTNVSNEESKENNIIIDKIIDENIEKKEEALTKEKEQINRKEQIVEELSDSKNSNLNQDENIEKSSNTKNLSFSNSNRSQEVKEKTNEIKDNIKPELINTSTKNKSNKEKELSNLSNFDKSSIDTIYKGGFYTIQIASFKDFKNAILLKKELEKKGYYSFIVIKLLDNIYYFRVNIGIFADKESALSYYKNKLKLDKYFKPFIIYYPKNYFK, encoded by the coding sequence ATGAACAATGTTAAAAATGTTTTGATAATAGTTTCTATATTTTTTTTATCTTTATCATTAATAATGTTTTTTTATTATGATTTGGAGGCAAAAAATCTTTTAAGAAATTTTATAATAAATGATAAATTTATTATATTAAATGATAATGATATTAAATATATTAATAACAATAAGATATTTACTAATGTTTCTAATGAAGAGTCAAAAGAAAATAATATTATTATAGATAAGATAATAGATGAAAATATAGAAAAAAAGGAAGAAGCCTTAACTAAAGAGAAAGAACAAATTAATAGAAAAGAACAAATAGTAGAAGAGTTAAGTGATAGTAAGAACTCAAACTTAAATCAAGATGAAAATATTGAGAAATCATCAAATACAAAGAATTTAAGTTTTTCAAATAGCAATAGATCTCAAGAAGTTAAAGAAAAAACTAATGAAATAAAAGATAATATAAAACCAGAACTTATTAATACTTCAACTAAAAATAAATCTAATAAAGAAAAGGAACTTTCAAATCTATCAAATTTTGATAAAAGCTCTATTGATACTATTTATAAAGGGGGTTTTTATACAATACAGATAGCTTCATTTAAAGATTTTAAAAATGCAATATTATTAAAGAAAGAACTTGAAAAAAAAGGATATTATTCTTTTATAGTTATAAAATTACTTGACAATATATATTATTTTAGAGTTAATATTGGTATATTTGCAGATAAAGAGAGTGCACTCAGTTATTATAAAAATAAATTAAAATTGGATAAATATTTTAAACCGTTTATTATTTATTATCCAAAAAATTATTTTAAATAA
- the ord gene encoding 2,4-diaminopentanoate dehydrogenase has product MTIKVVQWGVGAMGSGMIRMMLNKKNIEIVGAIVNHNPNNYSDVGEYIGIGKKNIPLYMNPKDILKKGKVDVVLHATKSFTKEVFDDLVLCMENSINVITIAEEMSYPYAQNPDLAKKLDEIAKKNNVVCIGTGINPGFVLDTLIITLTAPCIRVDKIEAQRINDLSPFGKTVMETQGVGTTVEEFNNGLKSGKIVGHIGFPESIHLIAKALNWEISEVKEFREPIISNVYRETPVVKVQPGMVAGCKHIGIGYDRNGNEKIKLIHPQQIHPHLEKVDTGDYIHIYGEPEIKMAIQPEIPGGKGTMAMAVNIIPQIVNSEKKGLLTMLDLKIPHSIPDKD; this is encoded by the coding sequence ATGACTATAAAAGTTGTTCAATGGGGTGTCGGAGCTATGGGATCAGGGATGATTAGAATGATGTTAAATAAAAAGAATATTGAGATAGTAGGAGCCATAGTTAATCATAATCCAAACAACTATTCTGATGTTGGGGAATATATAGGAATCGGCAAAAAAAATATTCCTTTATATATGAATCCAAAAGATATTTTAAAAAAAGGAAAAGTAGATGTTGTTTTACATGCTACAAAATCTTTTACAAAAGAGGTTTTCGATGATTTAGTTTTATGTATGGAAAATAGTATAAATGTTATAACAATAGCTGAAGAGATGTCATATCCATATGCACAAAACCCTGATCTAGCAAAGAAGTTAGATGAAATAGCAAAGAAAAATAATGTTGTATGCATAGGAACAGGTATTAATCCTGGTTTTGTACTAGACACTTTAATAATTACCTTAACAGCTCCTTGTATTAGAGTTGATAAAATAGAAGCTCAAAGAATAAATGATCTATCTCCTTTTGGAAAAACTGTAATGGAAACTCAAGGAGTAGGAACAACAGTAGAAGAGTTTAATAATGGTTTAAAAAGTGGCAAAATTGTTGGACATATTGGATTCCCAGAATCAATACATTTAATTGCTAAAGCTTTAAATTGGGAAATCTCTGAAGTTAAAGAGTTTAGAGAACCAATAATATCTAATGTTTATAGAGAAACACCAGTTGTAAAAGTTCAACCTGGAATGGTTGCTGGTTGTAAACATATTGGAATAGGTTATGATAGAAATGGTAATGAAAAAATTAAATTAATACATCCTCAACAGATACATCCACATCTTGAAAAAGTTGATACTGGGGATTATATCCATATATATGGAGAACCAGAAATTAAGATGGCTATTCAACCAGAAATTCCTGGAGGAAAAGGAACTATGGCAATGGCTGTTAACATAATTCCACAAATAGTTAATTCTGAAAAGAAAGGGTTACTAACTATGCTTGACTTAAAAATCCCACATTCTATACCTGATAAAGATTAA
- a CDS encoding sodium:solute symporter family protein: MIKEYLTQIANYPNISIILFLFIFSNLLFISLKKSRNYMEFALNNKNIKTLPLFFTIIATNLSAFTIFGVTGASYKYGFAFFPIMGFGTAFMTISFIIIGIPLRKIALENNYISVSEIIQKRSSSNLLALIFSLLTLYFTLPYISTQIFSAGKLISSATGLSYKLSSFIFVVIITSYIVFGGMKSIIKTDIFQFIVLLIFCLIFFFIGFNLISKSKFSLLSENFIYLNRNGIDNSITPIKLLSYYILWFLADPMFPHINHRFIGSKSDSSLIKSMILYPFALLIVFLSMNFIGVYGRIIYPNLQPGEYDNIIKIIINNNFIFLQPLFYLASIAAIMSTLDSQILSCSIIIVNDLIKTNKIKIFKYLSNKKNRKIKEENLNLDNTKIIISKFIIIILSSIAYLISLNPPASILNFLTSSSFAGYSILFPIVFCIIYFPFLNKNILIINIITMFIILTLQSSKILSIPIPQVIFNLILQIILIILGFLFQVLFENYKSKKVNNSEKVKFKKINFEFTKNKYLNRKTILIMILIFILGFDLFNYFIKPFSLYGIPIWVYYHIIILIITGFLFYVIYKINFKNIKKEMFED; encoded by the coding sequence ATGATTAAGGAATATTTAACACAAATAGCTAATTATCCTAATATCTCTATTATTCTATTTTTATTTATTTTTTCAAATCTCTTATTTATATCATTAAAAAAGTCTAGAAACTATATGGAATTTGCATTAAATAATAAAAATATTAAAACTTTACCTCTTTTTTTTACAATAATTGCAACAAACTTATCCGCATTCACAATATTTGGAGTTACTGGTGCTTCTTATAAATATGGCTTTGCATTTTTTCCTATTATGGGTTTTGGAACAGCATTTATGACCATATCTTTTATAATCATTGGTATACCTTTAAGAAAAATAGCTTTAGAAAATAATTATATTTCTGTCTCAGAAATTATACAAAAAAGGAGTAGTTCAAATCTACTTGCACTTATTTTTTCTCTCTTAACTTTGTACTTTACTCTTCCTTATATTTCAACCCAAATATTTTCTGCAGGTAAATTAATATCTTCAGCTACAGGTTTAAGTTATAAATTATCCTCTTTTATTTTCGTAGTGATTATTACTTCCTACATAGTATTCGGTGGTATGAAATCTATAATAAAAACAGATATTTTCCAATTTATTGTGCTATTAATTTTTTGTTTAATATTTTTCTTTATTGGTTTTAACTTAATATCAAAAAGTAAGTTTTCTTTATTATCAGAAAATTTTATATATTTAAACAGAAATGGTATTGATAACTCAATAACTCCAATAAAACTATTATCATATTATATATTATGGTTTCTTGCTGATCCAATGTTCCCCCATATTAATCATAGATTTATAGGAAGCAAGTCAGATAGTAGTCTAATAAAATCTATGATTTTATATCCTTTTGCACTACTTATTGTCTTCCTTTCTATGAATTTTATTGGGGTTTATGGAAGAATTATTTACCCTAATCTGCAACCTGGAGAATATGATAATATTATCAAAATTATAATAAACAATAATTTTATTTTTTTGCAACCATTGTTTTATTTAGCTTCTATTGCTGCAATTATGTCTACACTTGATAGTCAAATTCTTTCATGCTCAATCATAATTGTTAATGACTTAATAAAAACTAACAAAATTAAAATCTTTAAATACTTATCAAATAAAAAAAATAGAAAAATAAAAGAAGAAAATTTAAATTTGGATAATACAAAAATAATAATATCAAAATTTATAATTATTATTTTATCTTCTATTGCTTATTTAATATCTCTAAATCCTCCGGCAAGTATATTAAATTTCCTAACCTCATCTTCTTTTGCTGGATATTCTATTCTTTTTCCAATAGTATTTTGCATCATATATTTTCCATTTTTAAATAAAAATATTTTAATTATCAACATAATAACTATGTTTATTATACTTACACTTCAATCATCTAAAATATTATCTATTCCAATACCTCAAGTTATTTTTAATTTAATTTTACAAATTATTTTAATAATATTAGGATTTTTATTTCAAGTACTCTTTGAAAATTATAAAAGTAAAAAAGTTAATAACTCTGAAAAGGTTAAATTCAAAAAAATTAATTTCGAATTTACAAAAAATAAATATTTAAATAGAAAAACAATTCTAATTATGATTTTAATATTTATCCTAGGCTTTGATCTATTTAACTATTTTATTAAACCATTTAGTTTATATGGGATTCCTATATGGGTTTATTATCACATTATAATTTTAATAATTACAGGATTCCTTTTTTATGTTATATATAAAATAAATTTTAAAAATATTAAAAAAGAAATGTTTGAAGATTAA
- a CDS encoding type III pantothenate kinase, whose product MDLYQKKKLFYSNNLIIIDIGNTYTKFIVAKNIDEIKKKIKFEKFNNNYCFNFLFFEDIIKFLNIKKSKTNNYLFIKILNNEILNLEIFYGILKIIKRFINHKLSLVVYSEVNERVFSHIKKLFNESFSRDLSFIEINYKSLDSKINFNYNPPESYGKDRIAGLLYYFYLSYFFFDFFFDYACIFNCGTALVLDEISKVSYLGGSISISPFNEFKTLKIFTDKLPDITEKLNLNNFQSAIDYFIKNSINLNFIFDKNNIYFCFSNKCIGKSTSESILNGVVNGFLYKLSFFILKKLKKDFQREIFIFNGEFFNKTFFYLICLYIKEINENINFNKKIIFISFNDNLIEEINFKIKKNDNFINEKNKELDKKEEISINKRFLIRKKYSISILNKNGKFNSYFLKKILNIRKYKNVAIFIFDCEIPLKGILIDKILENFTI is encoded by the coding sequence ATGGATTTATACCAGAAGAAGAAATTATTTTACTCAAATAATTTGATAATTATAGATATAGGAAACACATATACTAAATTTATTGTAGCTAAAAATATAGATGAAATAAAAAAAAAGATAAAATTTGAAAAGTTTAATAATAATTATTGTTTTAATTTTCTTTTTTTTGAAGATATTATAAAATTTTTAAATATTAAGAAAAGCAAAACTAACAATTATTTGTTTATTAAAATATTAAATAATGAAATTTTAAATTTAGAAATTTTTTATGGTATATTAAAAATAATTAAAAGATTTATAAACCATAAACTTTCATTAGTTGTTTATTCAGAAGTAAACGAAAGAGTTTTTTCTCATATAAAAAAATTATTTAATGAAAGTTTCAGCAGAGATTTAAGTTTTATAGAAATAAATTATAAAAGCTTAGACAGCAAAATTAATTTTAATTATAATCCACCTGAATCATATGGTAAAGATAGAATAGCAGGTCTTTTATATTATTTTTATTTATCTTACTTTTTTTTTGATTTCTTTTTTGACTATGCATGTATATTTAATTGTGGAACAGCATTAGTTCTTGATGAAATCAGTAAGGTATCTTATTTAGGAGGTTCAATTTCAATTTCACCCTTTAATGAATTTAAAACATTGAAAATATTCACAGATAAACTTCCAGATATTACTGAAAAATTGAATTTAAATAATTTTCAATCAGCAATTGATTATTTTATTAAAAATTCAATAAATTTAAATTTTATTTTTGATAAAAATAACATATATTTTTGTTTTTCTAATAAGTGTATTGGTAAAAGTACTTCTGAATCTATATTGAATGGGGTTGTAAATGGTTTTTTATATAAGTTGTCTTTTTTTATTTTAAAAAAATTAAAAAAAGATTTCCAAAGAGAAATTTTTATTTTTAATGGTGAGTTTTTTAATAAAACATTTTTTTATTTAATTTGTTTATATATTAAAGAAATAAATGAAAATATTAATTTTAATAAAAAAATTATTTTTATTTCTTTTAATGATAATTTAATAGAAGAAATTAATTTTAAAATTAAAAAAAATGATAATTTTATCAATGAAAAAAATAAAGAATTAGATAAAAAAGAGGAAATTAGTATTAATAAAAGATTTTTAATAAGAAAGAAATATTCCATTTCTATACTTAATAAAAATGGAAAATTTAATTCTTATTTTTTAAAAAAAATTTTAAATATAAGAAAATATAAAAATGTTGCTATTTTTATTTTTGATTGTGAGATTCCACTCAAAGGTATTCTAATTGATAAGATTTTGGAAAATTTTACTATTTAG
- a CDS encoding PHP domain-containing protein yields MKILDLHIHTSFSFDSSVDMEQYLDLCKKIPSSVIGFCEHYEINFDFERYIEKLNYLKFKYKLFADIKKGIEASIKKRNILYDKKIYNELDYIIWSNHNFEKDIKKYYLELNDFIISNMNIDVIGHIDFPFRFIDNINELSNFNDIEKTILKMLENVIKKDIVLEFNYYNFNSNYKNFKKIFEILWNNYFLLGGKKITLGSDSHDLNNFLEYLKNFNLYYNFIKDKTLIFFNNHKQEEFIL; encoded by the coding sequence ATGAAAATATTAGACTTACATATTCATACCTCGTTTTCTTTTGATTCTTCAGTAGATATGGAACAATATCTTGATTTATGTAAAAAAATTCCTTCTTCTGTTATTGGTTTTTGTGAGCATTATGAGATAAATTTTGATTTTGAAAGATATATTGAAAAATTAAATTATTTAAAATTTAAATATAAATTATTCGCTGATATAAAGAAAGGAATTGAGGCTTCTATTAAAAAAAGAAATATTTTATATGATAAAAAAATTTATAATGAATTAGATTATATAATATGGTCAAATCATAATTTTGAAAAAGATATTAAGAAATATTATTTAGAATTAAATGATTTTATAATTTCTAATATGAATATTGATGTAATAGGTCATATAGATTTCCCTTTTAGGTTTATAGATAATATTAATGAATTAAGTAACTTTAATGATATTGAAAAGACAATTTTGAAAATGCTTGAAAATGTTATAAAAAAAGATATTGTTTTAGAATTTAATTATTATAATTTTAATAGTAACTATAAGAATTTTAAGAAGATATTTGAGATATTATGGAACAATTATTTTTTATTAGGTGGTAAAAAAATTACTTTAGGTTCAGATTCACACGATTTAAATAATTTTTTAGAATATTTAAAAAATTTTAATTTATATTATAATTTTATTAAAGATAAAACACTCATATTTTTTAATAATCACAAGCAAGAAGAATTTATTTTATGA
- the rimI gene encoding ribosomal protein S18-alanine N-acetyltransferase → METINIKRSNIKDINDIYLIEIVSFKKPWNYIYFYSCFIHPNIKIYKALLKNKIVGFIIINEEEEASIHILNLAVHPDYRNKKIASNLLNHVIALYKNNYKKFYLEVRISNEIAISLYKKFGFKIEKIIKNYYGENEDAYLMILEIY, encoded by the coding sequence ATGGAAACCATAAATATAAAAAGGTCAAATATAAAAGATATAAATGATATTTATTTAATCGAGATTGTATCTTTTAAAAAACCATGGAATTATATATATTTTTACTCCTGTTTTATCCACCCAAATATTAAAATTTACAAAGCTTTACTTAAAAACAAAATAGTAGGTTTTATTATAATTAATGAAGAAGAAGAAGCTTCTATACATATACTAAACTTAGCTGTTCACCCGGATTACAGAAATAAAAAAATAGCTTCAAATCTACTAAATCATGTCATTGCCTTATATAAAAATAACTATAAAAAATTTTATTTAGAAGTTAGAATATCAAATGAAATAGCAATAAGTTTATATAAAAAATTTGGTTTTAAAATAGAAAAAATAATTAAAAACTATTATGGTGAAAATGAAGATGCATATCTTATGATATTAGAGATATATTAA